One Canis lupus familiaris isolate Mischka breed German Shepherd chromosome 20, alternate assembly UU_Cfam_GSD_1.0, whole genome shotgun sequence genomic region harbors:
- the LOC100686484 gene encoding zinc finger protein 77 isoform X3, producing MDCCSGPRLPAPPVQQKQGFSSGGAVTERRFGRSGLPVLRASFAQDSVVFEDVAVYFTPEEWALLDRGQRRLYRDVMLETCRNLAAVDCCTQVKPCGSRTQLNILESELSSEEKIVRFTRNDSWALFGENQVFHNIGDQFQSQERCLRSHLLERVCESNEGNQGGDTVNQITGLTVHEDCPAGEKSCECAKCREVFRDGSFLENPQIFHPGHKPNPCEECGPTCSSVLSLSTQVDADLVRKPYEHQDIGRAPKRYSNSLGSQKSLECGKCGKTFTCPSSFQGHVQGHCEQRVHVCDVCGKTFMYQSYLTRHMRTHTGERPYECVECGKAYSCLSYFREHVKTHSGEKLYECKQCGKTFKYPASLQGHMMTHTGERPYLCQQCGKAFSCPKYFRRHVRTHSGVKPYECTLCGKAYSCSLSLREHVGTHSEERPYECKQCGKAFRHPRYFQRHVRMHTGVKPYECKECGKAYSSSTSLQEHVRTHTGERPFECQQCGKAFTRHSSLQGHVRAHSLEKRYECTQCGKAFRWSSSLQKHVRTHSEEKPYECQQCGKAFWYPANLRAHVKTHTEDRPYECPHCGKAFSCHSSLQVHVRKHNGVKPYECKECGKAFWYPVNLRAHVRTHTGERPYECQQCGKAYRCPANLRVHVRTHTGERPYECQQCGKAFRYPANLRAHVRTHTGERPYECQQCGKAFRYPTNLRAHVRTHTGEKL from the exons GACTCGGTGGTCTTTGAGGATGTGGCCGTGTACTTCACCCCAGAAGAGTGGGCTTTGCTGGATCGTGGTCAGAGGAGACTTTACAgagatgtgatgctggagacctgcaGGAACCTGGCTGCAGTGG ATTGTTGCACTCAAGTTAAACCTTGTGGATCAAGAACTCAGCTGAATATTTTGGAGAGTGAACTATCCAGTGAAGAGAAAATAGTAAGATTTACAAGAAATGATTCCTGGGCTCTTTTTGGAGAAAACCAAGTGTTTCATAATATTGGAGATCAGTTCCAATCCCAGGAGAGGTGTCTGAG AAGTCATTTGCTGGAGCGTGTCTGTGAGAGCAATGAAGGTAATCAAGGTGGAGACACTGTAAACCAGATTACAGGTCTTACTGTGCATGAGGATTGTCCTGCTGGAGAGAAATCCTGTGAATGTGCTAAGTGTAGAGAAGTCTTCAGAGATGGTTCTTTCCTTGAGAACCCACAAATATTTCACCCTGGACACAAGCCTAATCCCTGTGAGGAATGTGGGCCAACCTGTAGCAGCGTCTTGAGCCTTAGCACTCAGGTGGATGCAGATCTTGTGAGGAAACCTTATGAACATCAGGACATTGGGAGAGCACCTAAGAGATACTCAAATAGTCTGGGTAGTCAAAAATCTTTAGAGTGCGGGAAATGTGGAAAAACTTTCACTTGCCCGTCATCCTTTCAGGGTCATGTGCAAGGTCACTGTGAACAGAGAGTCCATGTGTGTGACGTGTGTGGGAAAACCTTTATGTATCAGTCCTATCTTACACGTCACATGAGAACCCACACTGGGGAGAGACCCTATGAATGTGTAGAGTGTGGGAAAGCCTACAGTTGCCTCTCATATTTTCGAGAACATGTGAAAACGCACAGTGGAGAGAAACTCTATGAATGTAAGCAGTGTGGGAAGACGTTCAAATATCCTGCGTCCCTGCAAGGACACATGATGACGCATACTGGAGAGAGACCTTATCTGTGTCAacaatgtgggaaagccttcagttGTCCCAAATACTTCAGAAGACATGTGAGAACACACAGTGGAgtgaaaccctatgaatgtacgTTATGTGGGAAAGCCTACAGTTGTTCCTTATCCCTTCGGGAACATGTGGGAACGCACAGTGAAGAGAGACCCTATGAATGTAAGCAGTGTGGGAAGGCTTTCAGACATCCTCGATATTTTCAAAGACATGTGAGAATGCACACTGGAGTGAAACCCTATGAGTGTAAGGAGTGTGGGAAAGCCTATAGTAGTTCCACATCACTTCAGGAACACGTGAGGACACACACGGGGGAGAGGCCCTTTGAGTGTCAgcagtgtgggaaagccttcactCGTCACTCCTCCCTTCAAGGACACGTGAGAGCACACAGTTTGGAGAAACGTTATGAATGTACacagtgtgggaaagccttccgTTGGTCCTCATCCTTACAAAAACATGTGAGAACGCACAGTGaggagaaaccctatgaatgtcaGCAGTGTGGCAAGGCCTTCTGGTATCCAGCCAATCTGAGAGCACATGTGAAGACGCACACTGAGGACAGACCCTATGAATGTCCGCACTGTGGAAAAGCCTTCAGTTGTCACTCCTCCCTTCAAGTACATGTGAGAAAACACAATGGGGTGAAACCATATGAATGTAaggagtgtgggaaagccttctgGTATCCTGTAAACCTGCGAGCCCACGTGAGGACTCACACTGGGGAGAGACCCTATGAATGTCAGCAGTGTGGAAAAGCCTACAGGTGTCCTGCAAACCTGCGGGTACATGTGAGGACTCACACTGGGGAGCGACCCTATGAATGTCAgcaatgtgggaaggccttcaggTATCCTGCAAACCTGCGAGCACATGTGAGGACTCACACTGGGGAGAGACCCTATGAATGTCAGCAGTGTGGAAAGGCCTTCCGGTATCCCACAAACCTGCGAGCACACGTGAGGACTCACACTGGGGAGAAACTCTGA
- the LOC100686484 gene encoding zinc finger protein 77 isoform X5, which produces MLETCRNLAAVDCCTQVKPCGSRTQLNILESELSSEEKIVRFTRNDSWALFGENQVFHNIGDQFQSQERCLRSHLLERVCESNEGNQGGDTVNQITGLTVHEDCPAGEKSCECAKCREVFRDGSFLENPQIFHPGHKPNPCEECGPTCSSVLSLSTQVDADLVRKPYEHQDIGRAPKRYSNSLGSQKSLECGKCGKTFTCPSSFQGHVQGHCEQRVHVCDVCGKTFMYQSYLTRHMRTHTGERPYECVECGKAYSCLSYFREHVKTHSGEKLYECKQCGKTFKYPASLQGHMMTHTGERPYLCQQCGKAFSCPKYFRRHVRTHSGVKPYECTLCGKAYSCSLSLREHVGTHSEERPYECKQCGKAFRHPRYFQRHVRMHTGVKPYECKECGKAYSSSTSLQEHVRTHTGERPFECQQCGKAFTRHSSLQGHVRAHSLEKRYECTQCGKAFRWSSSLQKHVRTHSEEKPYECQQCGKAFWYPANLRAHVKTHTEDRPYECPHCGKAFSCHSSLQVHVRKHNGVKPYECKECGKAFWYPVNLRAHVRTHTGERPYECQQCGKAYRCPANLRVHVRTHTGERPYECQQCGKAFRYPANLRAHVRTHTGERPYECQQCGKAFRYPTNLRAHVRTHTGEKL; this is translated from the exons atgctggagacctgcaGGAACCTGGCTGCAGTGG ATTGTTGCACTCAAGTTAAACCTTGTGGATCAAGAACTCAGCTGAATATTTTGGAGAGTGAACTATCCAGTGAAGAGAAAATAGTAAGATTTACAAGAAATGATTCCTGGGCTCTTTTTGGAGAAAACCAAGTGTTTCATAATATTGGAGATCAGTTCCAATCCCAGGAGAGGTGTCTGAG AAGTCATTTGCTGGAGCGTGTCTGTGAGAGCAATGAAGGTAATCAAGGTGGAGACACTGTAAACCAGATTACAGGTCTTACTGTGCATGAGGATTGTCCTGCTGGAGAGAAATCCTGTGAATGTGCTAAGTGTAGAGAAGTCTTCAGAGATGGTTCTTTCCTTGAGAACCCACAAATATTTCACCCTGGACACAAGCCTAATCCCTGTGAGGAATGTGGGCCAACCTGTAGCAGCGTCTTGAGCCTTAGCACTCAGGTGGATGCAGATCTTGTGAGGAAACCTTATGAACATCAGGACATTGGGAGAGCACCTAAGAGATACTCAAATAGTCTGGGTAGTCAAAAATCTTTAGAGTGCGGGAAATGTGGAAAAACTTTCACTTGCCCGTCATCCTTTCAGGGTCATGTGCAAGGTCACTGTGAACAGAGAGTCCATGTGTGTGACGTGTGTGGGAAAACCTTTATGTATCAGTCCTATCTTACACGTCACATGAGAACCCACACTGGGGAGAGACCCTATGAATGTGTAGAGTGTGGGAAAGCCTACAGTTGCCTCTCATATTTTCGAGAACATGTGAAAACGCACAGTGGAGAGAAACTCTATGAATGTAAGCAGTGTGGGAAGACGTTCAAATATCCTGCGTCCCTGCAAGGACACATGATGACGCATACTGGAGAGAGACCTTATCTGTGTCAacaatgtgggaaagccttcagttGTCCCAAATACTTCAGAAGACATGTGAGAACACACAGTGGAgtgaaaccctatgaatgtacgTTATGTGGGAAAGCCTACAGTTGTTCCTTATCCCTTCGGGAACATGTGGGAACGCACAGTGAAGAGAGACCCTATGAATGTAAGCAGTGTGGGAAGGCTTTCAGACATCCTCGATATTTTCAAAGACATGTGAGAATGCACACTGGAGTGAAACCCTATGAGTGTAAGGAGTGTGGGAAAGCCTATAGTAGTTCCACATCACTTCAGGAACACGTGAGGACACACACGGGGGAGAGGCCCTTTGAGTGTCAgcagtgtgggaaagccttcactCGTCACTCCTCCCTTCAAGGACACGTGAGAGCACACAGTTTGGAGAAACGTTATGAATGTACacagtgtgggaaagccttccgTTGGTCCTCATCCTTACAAAAACATGTGAGAACGCACAGTGaggagaaaccctatgaatgtcaGCAGTGTGGCAAGGCCTTCTGGTATCCAGCCAATCTGAGAGCACATGTGAAGACGCACACTGAGGACAGACCCTATGAATGTCCGCACTGTGGAAAAGCCTTCAGTTGTCACTCCTCCCTTCAAGTACATGTGAGAAAACACAATGGGGTGAAACCATATGAATGTAaggagtgtgggaaagccttctgGTATCCTGTAAACCTGCGAGCCCACGTGAGGACTCACACTGGGGAGAGACCCTATGAATGTCAGCAGTGTGGAAAAGCCTACAGGTGTCCTGCAAACCTGCGGGTACATGTGAGGACTCACACTGGGGAGCGACCCTATGAATGTCAgcaatgtgggaaggccttcaggTATCCTGCAAACCTGCGAGCACATGTGAGGACTCACACTGGGGAGAGACCCTATGAATGTCAGCAGTGTGGAAAGGCCTTCCGGTATCCCACAAACCTGCGAGCACACGTGAGGACTCACACTGGGGAGAAACTCTGA
- the LOC100686484 gene encoding zinc finger protein 77 isoform X4 yields MDSVVFEDVAVYFTPEEWALLDRGQRRLYRDVMLETCRNLAAVDCCTQVKPCGSRTQLNILESELSSEEKIVRFTRNDSWALFGENQVFHNIGDQFQSQERCLRSHLLERVCESNEGNQGGDTVNQITGLTVHEDCPAGEKSCECAKCREVFRDGSFLENPQIFHPGHKPNPCEECGPTCSSVLSLSTQVDADLVRKPYEHQDIGRAPKRYSNSLGSQKSLECGKCGKTFTCPSSFQGHVQGHCEQRVHVCDVCGKTFMYQSYLTRHMRTHTGERPYECVECGKAYSCLSYFREHVKTHSGEKLYECKQCGKTFKYPASLQGHMMTHTGERPYLCQQCGKAFSCPKYFRRHVRTHSGVKPYECTLCGKAYSCSLSLREHVGTHSEERPYECKQCGKAFRHPRYFQRHVRMHTGVKPYECKECGKAYSSSTSLQEHVRTHTGERPFECQQCGKAFTRHSSLQGHVRAHSLEKRYECTQCGKAFRWSSSLQKHVRTHSEEKPYECQQCGKAFWYPANLRAHVKTHTEDRPYECPHCGKAFSCHSSLQVHVRKHNGVKPYECKECGKAFWYPVNLRAHVRTHTGERPYECQQCGKAYRCPANLRVHVRTHTGERPYECQQCGKAFRYPANLRAHVRTHTGERPYECQQCGKAFRYPTNLRAHVRTHTGEKL; encoded by the exons GACTCGGTGGTCTTTGAGGATGTGGCCGTGTACTTCACCCCAGAAGAGTGGGCTTTGCTGGATCGTGGTCAGAGGAGACTTTACAgagatgtgatgctggagacctgcaGGAACCTGGCTGCAGTGG ATTGTTGCACTCAAGTTAAACCTTGTGGATCAAGAACTCAGCTGAATATTTTGGAGAGTGAACTATCCAGTGAAGAGAAAATAGTAAGATTTACAAGAAATGATTCCTGGGCTCTTTTTGGAGAAAACCAAGTGTTTCATAATATTGGAGATCAGTTCCAATCCCAGGAGAGGTGTCTGAG AAGTCATTTGCTGGAGCGTGTCTGTGAGAGCAATGAAGGTAATCAAGGTGGAGACACTGTAAACCAGATTACAGGTCTTACTGTGCATGAGGATTGTCCTGCTGGAGAGAAATCCTGTGAATGTGCTAAGTGTAGAGAAGTCTTCAGAGATGGTTCTTTCCTTGAGAACCCACAAATATTTCACCCTGGACACAAGCCTAATCCCTGTGAGGAATGTGGGCCAACCTGTAGCAGCGTCTTGAGCCTTAGCACTCAGGTGGATGCAGATCTTGTGAGGAAACCTTATGAACATCAGGACATTGGGAGAGCACCTAAGAGATACTCAAATAGTCTGGGTAGTCAAAAATCTTTAGAGTGCGGGAAATGTGGAAAAACTTTCACTTGCCCGTCATCCTTTCAGGGTCATGTGCAAGGTCACTGTGAACAGAGAGTCCATGTGTGTGACGTGTGTGGGAAAACCTTTATGTATCAGTCCTATCTTACACGTCACATGAGAACCCACACTGGGGAGAGACCCTATGAATGTGTAGAGTGTGGGAAAGCCTACAGTTGCCTCTCATATTTTCGAGAACATGTGAAAACGCACAGTGGAGAGAAACTCTATGAATGTAAGCAGTGTGGGAAGACGTTCAAATATCCTGCGTCCCTGCAAGGACACATGATGACGCATACTGGAGAGAGACCTTATCTGTGTCAacaatgtgggaaagccttcagttGTCCCAAATACTTCAGAAGACATGTGAGAACACACAGTGGAgtgaaaccctatgaatgtacgTTATGTGGGAAAGCCTACAGTTGTTCCTTATCCCTTCGGGAACATGTGGGAACGCACAGTGAAGAGAGACCCTATGAATGTAAGCAGTGTGGGAAGGCTTTCAGACATCCTCGATATTTTCAAAGACATGTGAGAATGCACACTGGAGTGAAACCCTATGAGTGTAAGGAGTGTGGGAAAGCCTATAGTAGTTCCACATCACTTCAGGAACACGTGAGGACACACACGGGGGAGAGGCCCTTTGAGTGTCAgcagtgtgggaaagccttcactCGTCACTCCTCCCTTCAAGGACACGTGAGAGCACACAGTTTGGAGAAACGTTATGAATGTACacagtgtgggaaagccttccgTTGGTCCTCATCCTTACAAAAACATGTGAGAACGCACAGTGaggagaaaccctatgaatgtcaGCAGTGTGGCAAGGCCTTCTGGTATCCAGCCAATCTGAGAGCACATGTGAAGACGCACACTGAGGACAGACCCTATGAATGTCCGCACTGTGGAAAAGCCTTCAGTTGTCACTCCTCCCTTCAAGTACATGTGAGAAAACACAATGGGGTGAAACCATATGAATGTAaggagtgtgggaaagccttctgGTATCCTGTAAACCTGCGAGCCCACGTGAGGACTCACACTGGGGAGAGACCCTATGAATGTCAGCAGTGTGGAAAAGCCTACAGGTGTCCTGCAAACCTGCGGGTACATGTGAGGACTCACACTGGGGAGCGACCCTATGAATGTCAgcaatgtgggaaggccttcaggTATCCTGCAAACCTGCGAGCACATGTGAGGACTCACACTGGGGAGAGACCCTATGAATGTCAGCAGTGTGGAAAGGCCTTCCGGTATCCCACAAACCTGCGAGCACACGTGAGGACTCACACTGGGGAGAAACTCTGA